One region of Eupeodes corollae chromosome 1, idEupCoro1.1, whole genome shotgun sequence genomic DNA includes:
- the LOC129940276 gene encoding uncharacterized protein LOC129940276 — MSTSSKSGLLPTPQRRIPRKKPVKPETLLPTKYVVKPITLTLRPFGGLYNPYAKGCSVLCNHPAPSAVRNYINKLKSNLVSENKNNSSQNREQFESETDNIPEDLFRRYTDTDSRPLTPSPTVTSVRTRNSTGSFLNNRRCITPELRKNEISKRKKIILDLRRSHSQETLYWKPTSDLSQSALTEADNEEKKVVVEKKVKKQKSDDIRPKTPATIPEEFQEDSKKPPISCINEHDIADDDARRGKKRKKIKPQPATTTFHLSEDPETQVATLGPDSLNPSTRPSLIPNAINLLPSKEKRESEPVLLKGSFLTDEAFEALKTELDIDTIENTFDRYLNRAMREAYKYIPVKAKENKTKPNYECEKLYFETHSKMPRKFSKSSTRFEVPLDMKTLEDMSVFEYLSKFVWVSRQRKQLYKKVFVKHLVQVEEPEETEENEVAINVEYVERKMSAKHLTEALTEVLDFYGTEKNISKILRLIAVEEDQELNFRSWCGIVSFSERLALDDVNPSDSSDELEKADFTSMQQRSEAYNIPDKLREVFEIIRKGHLI; from the exons atgagtaCATCAAGTAAAAGTGGACTACTCCCAACACCTCAGAGACGTATTCCAAGAAAGAAA CCAGTTAAACCGGAAACACTTTTGCCAACCAAGTACGTAGTCAAACCGATAACATTAACCCTTCGACCATTTGGAGGATTGTACAATCCATATGCAAAAGGATGTTCAGTTCTTTGTAATCATCCAGCACCAAGTGCAGTTcgaaattatataaacaaactgAAAAGCAATTTG GTATctgaaaataagaataattcatCCCAAAACAGGGAACAATTTGAATCGGAAACTGATAATATTCCAGAAGATTTATTTCGTCGTTACACTGACACCGATTCAAGGCCATTGACACCTTCACCAACTGTAACGAGTGTTCGAACTCGAAACAGTACTGGTTCATTTTTGAACAATAGACGTTGTATTACGCCGGAGTtgagaaaaaatgaaataagcaAGAGGAAGAAGATTATTCTTGATTTGag ACGAAGTCACAGTCAAGAAACATTGTATTGGAAACCAACTTCGGATTTATCACAAAGTGCTTTGACTGAAGCtgataatgaagaaaaaaaagtagtgGTCGAGAAGAAAGTAAAGAAGCAAAAATCTGATGACATTAGACCAAAA actCCTGCAACAATACCAGAAGAGTTTCAAGAAGATTCCAAAAAACCACCAATATCTTGCATAAATGAACATGACATTGCTGACGATGATGCGAGACGAggaaaaaagagaaagaagatAAAACCACAACCTG CAACTACGACATTCCACCTTAGTGAAGATCCTGAAACGCAAGTAGCTACTTTGGGCCCCGATTCATTAAATCCAAGTACCCGTCCATCTCTTATACCAAATGCAATAAATCTCTTACCAAGCAAGGAAAAGCGAGAAAGTGAACCAGTTTTGCTTAAGGGCAGTTTTCTTACCGACGAAGCATTTGAAGCTCTTAAAACTGAACTTGACATTGACACTATTGAAAACACTTTTGACAGATAT CTTAATAGAGCCATGAGAGAAGCTTATAAGTATATACCAGTAAAAGCCAAGGAAAACAAAACTAAGCCTAATTATGAAtgtgaaaaactatattttgagACGCATTCGAAAATGCCGAGGAAATTTTCGAAATCTTCGACTAGATTCGAAGTTCCTCTTGATATGAAAACTTTGGAAG ataTGTCAGTTTTTGAATACTTAAGCAAATTCGTTTGGGTTTCAAGACAGCGAAAGCagctttataaaaaagtttttgtcaaaCATTTGGTTCAAGTggaagaaccagaagagactgAAGAAAATGAAGTAGCAATTAACGTTGAATatgttgaaagaaaaatgtctgCAAAGCATCTAACTGAAGCCCTTACAGAAGTGTTAGATTTTTATGGAACAGAAAAGAATAttagcaaaattttaagacttattGCTGTAGAAGAAGATCAAGAGTTAAATTTTCGTTCATGGTGTGGTATAGTATCGTTTAGTGAACGATTAGCTTTGGATGATGTCAATCCTTCAGACTCAAGCGATGAG